A stretch of the Anaeromyxobacter sp. genome encodes the following:
- a CDS encoding GGDEF domain-containing protein, translating to MRSSPALRRSPPPRRAFLVALALPGLAAGAALAAGHAAGTIAVSEAAGFLPTVPPGLPGLLGALAAGLLVAQGVVLHRLRRRVETAHLQAAALSITDELTGAGTRRFVLERLADELGRARRYGRALSLALVDLDGIARINQAVGSDGGDAVLRAMAGAVRARLRRSDAVGRLRDDELLVLLPETDAVGAQVIAERLRAAVASLQVLHAGITLQATCSVGVAAYAPAEEREPPEAEALLRRADEALFRAKADGRNRVA from the coding sequence ATGAGGTCCTCACCCGCGCTCCGCCGCAGCCCCCCGCCGCGCCGCGCGTTCCTGGTCGCCCTGGCCCTGCCCGGGCTGGCCGCCGGGGCCGCCCTGGCCGCCGGCCACGCCGCCGGCACCATCGCCGTCAGCGAGGCCGCCGGCTTCCTCCCCACCGTGCCGCCGGGGCTGCCCGGCCTGCTCGGCGCCCTGGCCGCCGGGCTGCTGGTGGCGCAGGGCGTGGTGCTGCACCGGCTGCGCCGACGCGTCGAGACGGCCCACCTGCAGGCGGCCGCCCTCTCCATCACCGACGAGCTGACCGGCGCCGGCACCCGCCGCTTCGTGCTGGAGCGGCTGGCCGACGAGTTGGGCCGCGCCCGCCGCTACGGCCGCGCCCTCTCGCTGGCGCTGGTGGACCTCGACGGCATCGCCCGCATCAACCAGGCGGTCGGGAGCGACGGCGGCGACGCGGTGCTGCGCGCCATGGCCGGCGCGGTGCGGGCGCGGCTGCGCCGCTCCGACGCGGTGGGCCGGCTGCGCGACGACGAGCTGCTGGTGCTCCTGCCCGAGACCGACGCGGTGGGGGCGCAGGTCATCGCCGAGCGGCTCCGCGCGGCGGTGGCCTCGCTGCAGGTGCTGCACGCCGGCATCACCCTGCAGGCCACCTGCTCGGTGGGCGTGGCGGCCTACGCGCCGGCCGAGGAGCGCGAGCCGCCCGAGGCCGAGGCGCTGCTCCGGCGCGCCGACGAGGCGCTCTTCCGCGCCAAGGCCGACGGCCGCAACCGCGTGGCCTAG
- a CDS encoding heavy-metal-associated domain-containing protein → MKTLAALLAALLLPTLALAAEAQAAAPAAAEVKPADAKVTIPVGGMTCGGCVNNVGSSLKKLDGVKTVEVNLEQKKAFVTYDASKVTAKQLVAAISEAGFEPGVPAVN, encoded by the coding sequence ATGAAGACGCTCGCCGCCCTGCTCGCCGCCCTGCTGCTCCCCACCCTCGCGCTCGCCGCCGAGGCCCAGGCCGCCGCGCCCGCCGCGGCCGAGGTGAAGCCGGCCGACGCCAAGGTCACCATCCCGGTGGGTGGGATGACCTGCGGCGGCTGCGTCAACAACGTGGGCTCCTCCCTGAAGAAGCTGGACGGGGTGAAGACCGTGGAGGTGAACCTGGAGCAGAAGAAGGCCTTCGTCACCTACGACGCCTCCAAGGTGACCGCCAAGCAGCTGGTGGCCGCCATCAGCGAGGCCGGGTTCGAGCCCGGCGTGCCGGCCGTGAACTGA